From the Solanum pennellii chromosome 4, SPENNV200 genome, one window contains:
- the LOC107016171 gene encoding putative pentatricopeptide repeat-containing protein At5g52630, protein MVFESRICRLSSHLQFTLSSPIFKFQNSLFSTSISNYISYTNLLSNLSKTKSLTPGLQIHAHLTKLGLSNHSKYRNHLVNLYSKCGIFQYAQKLIDESPEPDLVSWSSLISGYSQNGFGKDAIWGFLKMHSLGLRCNEFTFPSVLKACSSEKELFLGKQLHGVVVVTGFDSDVFVANTLVVMYAKCGEFVDSRMLFEEIPERNVVSWNALFSCYTQNDFFSEAMCMFHDMIGSGVRPDEYSLSNILNACTGLGDIVEGKKIHGYLVKLGYGSDPFSSNALVDMYAKGGDLKDAITAFEGIVVPDIVSWNAIIAGCVLHECQGQAIDMLNQMRRSGIWPNMFTLSSALKACAALELPDLGKGLHSLLIKKDIILDPFVSVGLIDMYCKCNLTKDARLIYDLMPGKDLIALNAMISGYSQNEADDACLDLFTQTFTQGIGFDQTTLLAILNSAAGLQAANVCKQVHALSVKSGFLGDTFVINSLVDSYGKCTRLDDAARIFYECATLDLPSFTSLITAYALLGQGEEAMKLYLKLQDMDLKPDSFVCSSLLNACANLSAYEQGKQIHAHVLKFGFMSDVFAGNSLVNMYAKCGSIEDASCAFHEVPKKGIVSWSAMIGGLAQHGHAKQALHLFGEMLKDGVSPNHITLVSVLYACNHAGLVAEAKKYFETMKDSFRIEPTQEHYACMIDVLGRAGKLDDAIELVNKMPFEANASVWGALLGAARIHKNVEVGKHAAEMLFSLEPEKSGTHVLLANIYASVGLWGDVAKVRRFMKNSRVKKEPGMSWIEVKDSIYTFIVGDRSHPRSDDIYAKLEELGQLMDKAGYIPMVDIDLHDVERRQKEILLSYHSEKLAVAFGLIATPPGAPIRVKKNLRICLDCHTAFKFICKIVSREIIIRDINRFHHFKDGSCSCGDYW, encoded by the coding sequence ATGGTTTTCGAATCAAGAATTTGCCGCCTTTCTAGTCACCTACAATTCACACTTTCTTCTCCgattttcaagtttcaaaataGCCTCTTTTCGACCTCCATATCTAACTATATTTCCTACACAAACCTCCTTTCAAACCTTTCCAAAACTAAGTCTTTAACCCCAGGTCTTCAAATCCATGCTCATTTAACCAAACTTGGGTTATCTAATCATAGTAAATATAGGAACCATTTAGTTAATTTGTATTCAAAATGTGGTATATTTCAATATGCACAGAAACTGATTGATGAAAGTCCTGAACCAGATTTGGTTTCTTGGTCATCTTTGATTTCTGGGTATTCCCAGAATGGTTTTGGTAAAGATGCTATAtggggttttttaaaaatgcatTCTTTGGGTCTTAGATGTAATGAGTTTACTTTTCCTAGTGTTCTTAAGGCATGTTCTTCTGAGAAGGAGCTTTTTCTTGGTAAGCAGCTTCATGGGGTTGTTGTGGTTACAGGATTCGATTCTGATGTTTTCGTTGCGAATACTTTGGTTGTTATGTACGCGAAATGTGGCGAGTTTGTGGATTCTAGGATGTTGTTTGAGGAAATCCCGGAAAGAAATGTTGTTTCTTGGAATGCCTTGTTTTCTTGTTACAcgcaaaatgatttttttagtgAGGCGATGTGTATGTTTCATGATATGATTGGTAGTGGAGTTAGACCAGATGAATACAGTTTGTCCAATATATTGAATGCTTGTACTGGTTTAGGAGATATTGTTGAAGGAAAGAAAATACATGGGTATTTGGTGAAGCTTGGCTATGGTTCTGATCCGTTTTCTTCTAATGCACTCGTCGACATGTATGCAAAAGGGGGAGATCTTAAGGATGCCATTACAGCTTTTGAGGGAATTGTGGTACCTGACATTGTTTCATGGAATGCTATTATTGCTGGTTGTGTTCTTCACGAATGCCAAGGGCAAGCTATAGATATGTTGAATCAGATGAGAAGGTCAGGAATTTGGCCAAACATGTTCACATTATCGAGTGCTCTCAAGGCTTGTGCTGCACTAGAGCTCCCTGATTTGGGTAAAGGGTTGCACTCTCTTTTGATAAAGAAAGATATAATTTTGGATCCATTTGTGAGTGTTGGTCTTATTGATATGTATTGCAAGTGTAATTTAACAAAAGATGCGAGGTTGATCTATGATCTGATGCCCGGGAAGGACTTAATTGCATTGAATGCTATGATCTCTGGTTATTCACAGAATGAGGCAGATGATGCATGCCTAGACCTTTTCACTCAGACATTCACCCAAGGAATTGGATTTGATCAGACAACCTTACTTGCCATTCTCAACTCAGCTGCGGGCTTGCAGGCTGCCAACGTCTGCAAACAAGTGCATGCACTCTCTGTGAAGTCGGGATTTCTGGGTGACACCTTTGTTATAAACAGTCTTGTTGATTCTTATGGAAAATGTACCCGGTTGGATGATGCAGCTAGAATTTTTTACGAATGCGCTACTCTGGATTTGCCATCTTTTACCTCTCTCATAACAGCTTATGCTCTACTTGGTCAAGGTGAAGAAGCTATGAAACTGTATCTGAAGTTACAAGACATGGATCTCAAGCCAGACTCATTTGTTTGCAGTTCTCTCCTAAATGCATGTGCAAATTTATCAGCGTACGAACAGGGGAAACAAATACATGCTCATGTGTTGAAGTTTGGGTTCATGTCAGATGTGTTTGCTGGTAACTCTCTAGTTAACATGTATGCCAAGTGTGGAAGTATAGAAGATGCTAGCTGTGCTTTCCATGAGGTTCCTAAGAAAGGTATCGTTTCATGGTCGGCAATGATTGGAGGACTTGCCCAACATGGACATGCGAAACAGGCGCTTCATTTATTTGGCGAGATGTTAAAAGATGGTGTATCTCCAAATCACATAACATTAGTTAGTGTCCTTTATGCATGTAATCATGCTGGCTTAGTTGCAGAAGCCAAGAAGTATTTTGAAACAATGAAAGACTCGTTTAGGATTGAACCAACTCAAGAGCATTATGCATGCATGATTGATGTCCTGGGCCGAGCAGGAAAACTAGATGATGCTATTGAGCTCGTAAATAAGATGCCTTTTGAAGCTAATGCATCTGTATGGGGTGCTCTTCTTGGTGCTGCAAGAATCCACAAGAATGTAGAGGTAGGAAAACATGCTGCCGAGATGCTTTTTAGCCTTGAACCAGAGAAATCTGGCACTCATGTTCTCCTTGCAAATATTTATGCATCAGTTGGTTTGTGGGGAGATGTCGCAAAAGTAAGAAGATTTATGAAGAACAGTAGAGTAAAAAAGGAACCCGGTATGAGTTGGATTGAAGTGAAAGATAGTATTTACACATTTATAGTTGGAGACAGAAGTCATCCGCGAAGTGATGATATATATGCCAAACTGGAGGAACTGGGACAGCTAATGGATAAAGCTGGTTATATTCCTATGGTAGATATTGATCTCCATGATGTAGAGAGGAGACAAAAGGAAATTCTTCTCTCCTATCATAGTGAGAAACTAGCTGTTGCATTTGGGCTGATTGCTACGCCTCCTGGTGCTCCTATTAGAGTGAAGAAGAACCTTCGGATTTGTTTGGACTGCCATACAGCATTCAAGTTCATTTGTAAAATTGTCTCAAGGGAGATCATTATTAGAGATATTAACCGGTTCCACCATTTCAAAGACGGCTCTTGCTCATGTGGGGATTACTGGTGA